From a single Rosa rugosa chromosome 7, drRosRugo1.1, whole genome shotgun sequence genomic region:
- the LOC133722481 gene encoding aspartic proteinase nepenthesin-1 — MASAILSWLSFVLITLGVLGALFVNPSCSTSRRALDLHDHGLQVQSGFKVTLKHVDSGKNLTRLERLQRRIKRGRKRLQRLNAMKLKSSTSPDSHTKVETPVHAGLGEFLMTLSIGTPAKSFSAIVDTGSDLIWTQCEPCKQCYKQPTPIFNPKESSTFSKVSCTSELCDALPSSKCTNKSCEYYYTYGDSSSTDGILATETFSFGDEDSSDVSIPKISFGCGGDNEGGGFNQGAGLVGLGRGTLSLVSQLKEPKFSYCLPSVDDTQSTSTLLMGSLASLNSSTSSSDVANIKTTPLIKNPSQPTFYYLSLEGITLGGTRLPIAKDTFTLGDDGGGGLIIDSGTTLTYLAEDAYDAVVKEFTSQMELPEKDAIDTVGLDLCFELPEDATKVEVPKLVFHFKDADLELPSENYMIADSDVGVICLAAGSAGDMSVFGNYQQQNMLVLHDLVKETISFVPTKCDQL, encoded by the coding sequence ATGGCTTCAGCGATTCTTTCATGGTTGAGTTTCGTATTAATAACACTGGGAGTACTAGGTGCACTGTTTGTTAACCCTTCATGTTCCACTTCAAGAAGAGCTCTAGATCTCCACGACCATGGCTTACAGGTGCAAAGTGGGTTCAAGGTGACTCTCAAACACGTGGATTCTGGAAAGAACCTAACCAGACTCGAACGTCTTCAACGCCGAATCAAACGAGGACGAAAGAGGCTGCAAAGGCTGAATGCAATGAAGCTCAAGAGCTCTACATCACCAGATAGTCATACCAAAGTTGAAACTCCGGTTCATGCAGGCCTGGGAGAGTTTTTGATGACGTTATCGATTGGTACTCCGGCAAAGAGCTTTTCAGCAATTGTGGACACGGGGAGCGATCTTATATGGACTCAGTGCGAGCCATGCAAGCAATGTTATAAGCAGCCAACCCCAATTTTCAACCCGAAAGAGTCTTCTACTTTCTCAAAGGTGTCATGTACAAGCGAGCTATGTGATGCACTGCCCTCCTCGAAATGCACTAACAAAAGCTGTGAGTATTACTACACTTATGGCGATTCTTCATCAACGGATGGGATTCTCGCAACCGAAACGTTCTCTTTCGGAGACGAAGACTCCAGCGACGTTTCCATTCCCAAAATTAGTTTTGGATGTGGGGGAGACAACGAGGGTGGCGGGTTCAACCAAGGCGCGGGGCTCGTGGGGTTGGGCCGCGGAACCTTGTCCTTGGTTTCGCAGCTCAAGGAACCCAAGTTCTCCTATTGCCTTCCTTCCGTAGACGACACGCAAAGTACGAGCACACTTTTGATGGGGTCATTAGCAAGCTTGAACAGCAGTACATCATCATCTGATGTTGCAAACATCAAAACCACCCCTTTGATCAAAAACCCATCACAGCCTACTTTTTACTATCTTTCCCTTGAAGGAATCACCTTAGGGGGCACTCGCTTGCCTATCGCAAAAGACACATTCACCCTAGGAGATGATGGTGGCGGTGGCCTAATCATAGACTCTGGGACAACCCTTACTTATCTTGCAGAGGATGCTTACGATGCTGTTGTGAAAGAATTCACTTCCCAGATGGAACTTCCGGAGAAAGATGCGATCGACACGGTAGGGCTAGACCTGTGCTTCGAATTGCCAGAGGATGCTACCAAAGTAGAGGTGCCCAAGCTGGTATTTCATTTCAAGGATGCAGATTTGGAACTGCCTAGTGAGAATTATATGATTGCGGATTCGGACGTTGGAGTCATTTGCTTGGCTGCTGGGAGCGCCGGGGATATGTCTGTGTTTGGGAATTATCAGCAGCAGAATATGTTGGTTCTGCATGATCTAGTCAAGGAGACGATCTCGTTTGTTCCTACAAAATGCGACCAGTTGTGA